From Zingiber officinale cultivar Zhangliang chromosome 5B, Zo_v1.1, whole genome shotgun sequence, the proteins below share one genomic window:
- the LOC121984797 gene encoding protein SET DOMAIN GROUP 40-like — protein sequence MAKSAEQDCIAALLCLAAQLGISDSPPSPSLTLSTNSGHPSSFTSSFPCLGHSLFVFYFPDAGGRGLAAARDLEKGELILRVPKAALFTTDSAMADAKLASCLERHRHRLSPVQMLAVSLLAEVGKGRSSQWYPYLENLPRSYDTLANFTNFEVKAFQVEDAIGASEKAIALAKSDWKEAVGVLKELDLKPQFLTFSSWRWASATVSSRTLHIPWDSAGCLCPIGDLFNYAAPDEEHSPENSEDTHPDVPVSRLTDGGYEESKSSYCFYARKNYKQGEQVLLGYGTYTNLELLEHYGFLLKENPNDKVFIDLNGGMCTSTSWPKDSLYIQPDGTPSFALLCALRLWATPAKLRKTIGSRIYSGSLVSVENERLIMKWLAKRCTCILGRLNTTIGEDNRLLSKIDRMIDQYSCLGSTETLYQDNEIRDFFQAHGIKEEGYDHIQLLKVRRYLERWKLAIEWRVAYKKILQSCVFYCENMVCCLPIKHA from the exons ATGGCTAAATCCGCCGAACAGGATTGCATCGCCGCCCTCCTCTGTTTGGCGGCGCAGCTGGGCATATCCGATTCGCCGCCCTCTCCATCGCTTACTCTCTCCACTAACTCTGGCCATCCTTCTTCTTTTACCTCCTCGTTTCCTTGTTTGGGTCATTCCCTTTTCGTCTTCTACTTCCCCGATGCCGGCGG CCGAGGACTGGCCGCTGCCCGAGACCTCGAGAAGGGCGAGCTGATTCTAAGAGTACCAAAGGCTGCTCTTTTTACAACGGATAGCGCGATGGCTGATGCCAAATTGGCGTCTTGCCTTGAGAGGCATCGACATCGCCTCTCCCCCGTTCAG ATGCTAGCAGTATCCCTGTTGGCTGAAGtgggaaaaggaagaagttctcaGTGGTACCCTTACTTGGAGAATTTACCTCGTAGTTATGATACATTAGCTAACTTCACCAATTTTGAAGTTAAAGCTTTTCAA GTTGAAGATGCTATTGGAGCTTCTGAGAAAGCCATTGCTCTGGCAAAGTCAGACTGGAAAGAGGCTGTTGGCGTCTTGAAGGAATTGGACCTTAAGCCTCAATTTTTAACTTTTAGTTCCTGGCGTTGGGCTTCAGCAACT GTATCCTCTCGGACATTGCACATACCCTGGGACAGTGCTGGTTGCTTATGCCCCATCGGCGATTTGTTTAATTATGCTGCACCTGATGAAGAACATTCTCCTGAAAACTCAGAAGATACACATCCTGATGTCCCAGTATCGAGGTTAACTGATGGTGGATATGAGGAAAGTAAAAGTTCATACTGCTTTTATGCAAGAAAAAATTACAAGCAAGGAGAGCAG gtacttcttgggtatgggacctATACTAACTTAGAGCTTCTAGAACATTATGGTTTTCTATTGAAAGAAAATCCAAATGACAAGGTGTTCATTGACTTAAATGGAGGAATGTGCACATCAACTAGTTGGCCTAAAGATTCTCTTTACATCCAACCGGATGGAACTCCTTCATTTGCCTTGTTATGTGCTTTACGCTTGTGGGCTACTCCGGCAAAACTACGTAAGACAATTGGGAGTCGAATTTATAGTGGATCATTAGTGTCGGTGGAAAATGAGCGTTTGATCATGAAATGGTTAGCTAAACGCTGCACATGTATATTAGGAAGGTTGAACACTACAATTGGTGAAGATAACAGGCTACTTAGCAAGATTGACAGAATGATTGACCAGTATTCTTGTCTAGGATCGACAGAGACTCTCTATCAGGACAACGAAATTAGGGACTTTTTTCAAGCACATGGCATCAAAGAGGAAGGGTATGATCATATTCAACTGCTGAAAGTTAGGAGGTATCTGGAGAGATGGAAATTGGCCATTGAATGGAGGGTGGCCTATAAGAAGATTCTTCAAAGCTGTGTTTTTTACTGTGAAAACATGGTTTGCTGCCTACCTATCAAGCATGCTTAA
- the LOC121984798 gene encoding RING-H2 finger protein ATL8-like — MPRAARILQANSDVLPATQPSDPFAVDSDVVVILAALLCALICLVGLALVARCSCLRRGASAAPPCKGLKKKALGDLPKVAYAASADAKPAECPICLAEFVGGDEIRILPQCGHGFHVGCVDTWLMSRSSCPFCRRVLVVAAPAAQPSPRHGASSENSCASTSAASATEAREDGSAVHRSSGGIFS; from the exons ATGCCCCGGGCGGCGAGAATCCTGCAGGCGAACTCCGATGTGCTACCGGCGACCCAGCCATCGGATCCGTTCGCAGTAGACTCCGACGTGGTGGTGATCCTCGCGGCGCTTCTCTGCGCGCTGATCTGCCTTGTCGGGCTCGCGCTCGTGGCCCGTTGCTCCTGTCTCCGCCGGGGAGCCTCCGCAGCGCCGCCGTGCAAGGGGCTCAAGAAGAAGGCGCTCGGGGATCTTCCCAAGGTCGCTTACGCCGCCTCGGCGGACGCGAAGCCCGCCGAGTGCCCAATTTGCCTCGCGGAGTTCGTGGGTGGCGACGAGATCCGCATCTTGCCACAGTGCGGACACGGATTCCACGTCGGGTGCGTCGACACCTGGCTCATGTCCCGTTCCAGCTGCCCCTTCTGCCGCCGGGTCCTCGTCGTCGCGGCCCCCGCTGCCCAGCCGTCGCCGCGGCACGGAGCGAGCTCCGAGAATTCATGCGCTTCCACCTCCGCCGCCTCTGCGACGGAGGCTAGAGAGGACGGCAGCGCCG TGCACCGAAGTTCTGGAGGCATATTCTCCTAA